The following coding sequences lie in one Chionomys nivalis chromosome 8, mChiNiv1.1, whole genome shotgun sequence genomic window:
- the Rcor2 gene encoding REST corepressor 2, with protein sequence MPSVMEKPSAGSGILSRSRAKTAPNGGQPHSEDDSSEEEHSHDSMIRVGTNYQAVIPECKPESPARYSNKELKGMLVWSPNHCVSDAKLDKYIAMAKEKHGYNIEQALGMLLWHKHDVEKSLADLANFTPFPDEWTVEDKVLFEQAFGFHGKCFQRIQQMLPDKLIPSLVKYYYSWKKTRSRTSVMDRQARRLGGRKDKEDSDELEEGRGTVSEGEPDPGDPKREPLPSRPLNARPGPGKKEVQVSQYRHHPLRTRRRPPKGMYLSPEGLTAVSGSPDLANLTLRGLDSQLISLKRQVQSMKQTNSSLRQALEGGIDPLRPPEANTKFNSRWTTDEQLLAVQAIRRYGKDFGAIAEVIGNKTLTQVKTFFVSYRRRFNLEEVLQEWEAEQDGAPAAPVPMEEARRGAPVPAPALEEDDEVQITSVSTSVPRSVPPAPPPPPPPTSLSQPPPLLRPPLPTAPTLLRQPPPLQQGRFLQPRLAPNQPPPPLIRPALAASRHSARPGPQPPPTLIGAPLEPPAPSI encoded by the exons ATGCCCTCGGTGATGGAGAAGCCCAGTGCGGGCTCTGGGATCCTGTCCCGAAGTCGGGCCAAGACGGCACCTAACGGCGGACAGCCGCACTCGGAGGATGACAGCAGCGAGGAGGAGCACTCGCACG ACAGCATGATCCGTGTTGGAACCAATTACCAAGCAGTAATTCCGGAGTGCAAGCCTG AGAGCCCCGCGCGCTATAGCAACAAGGAGCTGAAGGGGATGCTGGTGTGGTCCCCTAACCACTGTGTATCGGACGCCAAAC TTGACAAGTACATTGCCATGGCCAAGGAGAAGCATGGCTACAACATTGAGCAG GCACTCGGCATGCTTCTGTGGCATAAACACGACGTGGAGAAGTCGCTGGCTGATCTAGCCAACTTCACCCCCTTCCCTGACGAGTGGACGGTCGAGGACAAGGTGCTGTTTGAACAGGCCTTTGGATTTCATGGCAAGTGCTTCCAGCGGATCCAGCAGATG CTACCCGACAAGCTGATTCCCAGCCTGGTGAAGTATTACTACTCTTGGAAGAAGACCCGAAGTCGAACTAGTGTGATGGACAGGCAGGCCAGGCGGCTGGGTGGCCGCAAGGACAAAGAAGACAG TGATGAGCTTGAAGAGGGACGAGGGACAGTGAGTGAGGGAGAGCCAGATCCTGGAGACCCCAAACGCGAG CCTCTGCCATCTCGACCTCTGAATGCACGGCCTGGTCCTGGGAAGAAGGAGGTTCAGGTGTCTCAGTACCGCCACCACCCACTTCGAACTCGGAGACGTCCACCCAAGGGCATGTACCTGAGTCCTGAAGGCCTCACGGCAGTGTCAGGAAGCCCAGACCTCGCTAACCTCACACTCCGAGGTCTCGACTCACAGCTCATCTCTCTTAAGCGCCAG GTTCAGAGCATGAAGCAGACCAATAGCAGCCTCCGCCAAGCACTGGAGGGTGGCATTGACCCTCTCCGCCCCCCTGAG GCGAATACCAAGTTCAATTCCCGCTGGACCACAGATGAGCAACTTCTGGCTGTACAAG CTATCCGTAGATATGGGAAAGACTTTGGGGCTATTGCAGAGGTGATTGGGAACAAGACACTGACCCAAGTGAAGACCTTCTTTGTGAGCTACCGTCGCCGCTTTAACCTGGAGGAGGTGCTGCAGGAATGGGAGGCTGAACAGGATGGGGCCCCTGCAGCTCCAGTCCCTATGGAAGAGGCCAGACGAGGGGCTCCTGTTCCGGCCCCAGCCCTAGAAGAAGATGATGAG gtCCAGATTACATCTGTCTCAACATCAGTACCCCGATCAGTACCCCCTGCACCgcccccacctccaccacccaCCTCACTTTCCCAGCCACCTCCACTGCTGAGGCCACCtctgcccacagctcccacatTGCTCCGCCAGCCACCTCCCTTGCAACAGGGCCGCTTCCTGCAGCCCCGGCTGGCCCCCAACCAGCCCCCACCACCTCTCATCCGCCCTGCCCTGGCTGCCTCTCGCCACAGTGCCCGCCCTGGTCCTCAGCCTCCACCTACCCTGATTGGAGCCCCCTTGGAGCCCCCTGCACCCTCAATTTGA